TGGACTTCCTCTCAGCTCCATCAAACGCAAACCCTCTCACAGAAGACACTCCCACTTGGACTTCACTGAACAGGACGGTCAGCCAATCAGAGAAGAGCTAACTGGCGGGGAATCTCAGGAACGCTCAGATGATATCATCAAGGTGGAGTTCCATAACCCCGACCGCCccttgacccctgacctctcgTCTGATTCTGATTGGCTGACGGCTGTAGTTCAGCCCCTGCAGCAGCGGGCGGGAGACCCCACAGCCTGGACTCTGTCAGATTTCTACGACTACTTGTCCCCCGATGACGAACTCTCCACCATAGACACAACCCTTGACCCTGATCCGACCCTGACCCCTCTGGCAGACATGGAGGATGAAAACCCATCGCTCACTGGCTCCCCTGTCCCCAATGTTACCCCTGACAATGATGACCCCCAGCCACCCTCTCAGTCTCAATCCCCCcctccttcttcccctcctcaGGGGTCAGATGGGTGTGGTCTGGGCTTtgtgaggtcagaggtcaggggtgagtgtgtgtctcagtgtgacGCACAGCCTGACTTCTGCTACAACAGAGGAGTTTGTACCATCGCTACTGGAATGGGAGCATTCTGCAGGTAATTTTGCACAATCGTCAGTGGAAAGAAATACATGTACAATAATGTGGGTGGGGGCTTAGTGGTTTGTACACTACAGAACAATATACAGCTGGTGTCTTTCTAACAAAACCAGAATAGACACCCCACTGACAAACATGTAGAAACATGCAGGGCCACAAGCCTACTCAGCAAGGGGGGTCCATATGTCCTTACCCAACCTGAACCTCCCCTTCCACATgtcaaacacagaaacacaccctCTCTGATCCTGTTGATCTTATTATAGGACTAGTCTGGGCTGATTCTCTCTTAATTACTGGACAGACTTCTGATCTAACCTAGGACAGGCACATGTAGGCCCTATCAAATCTGAGATGCAGAGACCAAGGACTGAATCACGAAATCCAGACATTAAAACagaattcaacaatattcaaaaatgtattgaacttagtagggaatcaactaaatgtattgaaaatgtattaatttgcATAGTAAGACATGAACAGAATACATCAGTGATTCATACTGAAGAAGCAGCGAGAATCCCTGTACCACTTTGTGTAGCTGTTCGAGATGATGCTAATGAAGAAGCTagtggtagatggaaaggctttcccaaaaacattcttaattaaatgttaactacagAGTAGCCTATGATTACCTGGCAGAATGATTTCCTGATTATTTGGGTATTTCTTTTGCAAACTCTACCGTCTCATGTGCACTCCAAAAACACTGCTAAAAACAGCCTTATGCTGGTGAGCACTGCAATTAAATGGTACAGCAATAGGTTGGTACATGTCTTAATTACATCCAAATGTGGGGCAGAACTGATACAGTAGTGCACAGAGAAAGCTCTgaacataaaaaaaatattagcTTGATACGGTCATCATGAACGAATTGGAGGGGCTTGGCCTTCCAAATCTCAGTTCTTCCTTGCAGCTGATGTCTGTTGTGTTGGCATTAGTTGGCACTGGTGGAGTGGACTacatgcaacaacaaaaatatcacCAAAAAAATGTCCCAAACCTCAATAGTGGTCTCCTGATGTGCTTTAAGCATTGCTGAGGACTTAGAACATCCAACGCTTCTGTTTTTCtacagtattagtagcagtacaTCAACTCATTGACATTGCCTTGTAACAACCGTCAGATAGCGTGGCAGTTTGTTTTAGAGACACAAATACTTCCTGAATTCTACTGCCGGTCTGTCTATTCTATAGTTAAAATATCCCCCCACCCCTATCTCTCTAGATGTAATGTTCAGGACTATATGTGGAACAAGGGCTCTCGTTGTGATTGGGTGGTGACAGACTTCCAGGTGCTGTGTGTGGTAGTGGGTGTGGCGTCTACGACCCTCATCCtactcatcatcatcattgtcTTCTTCGCCAAACGACTCCACCGCCTGAGGATTGAGAACAGGCGACTCCGCAAACGCAGGTCAGTGTATGTCtaagagagaaatagacagaaataatcaaatcacattttatttgtcacatgcgctgaatacaacaggtgtagacctcaccgtgaaatgctttattacaagcccttaaccaacaatgcagttcaatatatagagttaagaaaatactaAATAAAGTAAAGTGGAAAAAAATATCtaagagagagctacagagagagagaggggaagagagatagaggggaagagatacagagatagaggggaagagctacacagagagaggggaagagagatacagagagagaggggaagagagatacagagagagagggaagggagatacagagagagagggaagagagctacagagagagaggggaagggagatacagagagaggggggaagagagatacagagagagagaggggaagggagatacagagagaggggggaagagagatacagagagaggggggaagagagatacagagaagggggaagagagatacagagagagaggggaagagagatacagaagagagggaagagatacagagagagaggggaagagagagacagagagagggggaagagagatacagagagagaggggaaggagatacagagagagggggaagagagatacagagagaggggaagagagatacagagagagaggggaaggagatacagagagagggggaagagagatacagagagagagaggggaagggagatacagagagaggggggaagagagatacagagagagggggaagagagatctagagaagggggaagagagatacagagagagagggaagagagatacagagagagggggaagagagatacagagagagagggaagagagatacagagagagggaaggaagagagatacagagaaagagaggggaagagaaagagaggggggaagagagatacagagagagaggggaagagagatacacagagagaggggaagagagatacagagagagaggggaagagagatacagagagaggggaagagagatacagagagagaggggaagagagatacagagagaggggggaagagagatacagagagggaggggaagagagatacagagagaggggaagagagatacagaaagagggggaagagagatacagagagagaggaagagagatacagagaaagagagaggaagagcgatacagagaaagagaggggaagagaaagagaggggggaagagagatacagagagagagaggggaagagagatacagagagagaggggaagagagatacagagagagaggggaagagagatacagagagaggggggaagagagatacagagagagaggggaagagagatacagagagagaggggaagagagatacagagagagaggaagaggaagagggaagagagatagagagagaggggaagagagatacagagagagaggaagagatacaaAGAAAAGAtacagaggagggggaagagagataggggggagagaggggaagagagatacagagagagagtggaagagagatacagagagggggaagagagatacagagagaggggggaagagagatacagagagagaggggaagagagatacagagagggggaagagagatacagagagaggggggaagagagatacagagagaggggggaagagagatacagagcgaggggggaagagagatacagagagagaggggaagagagatacagagagggggaagagagatacagagagaggggggaagagagatacagagagaggggggaagagagatacagagagaggggggaagagagatacagagagataggggaagagagatacagagagataggggaagagagatacagagagagaggggaagagagatacagagagagaggaagagatacaaataaagagaggggaagagagatacggagagagaggggaagagagatacagagagagaggggaagagagatacagagagagaggaagagagatacagagaaagagaggggaagagaaagagaggggaagagagattcagagaaagagaggggaagagagatacagagagagaggggaagagagatacagagagagaggggaagagagacacagagagagaggggaagagagatacagagagaggggggaagagagatacagagagggaggggaagagagatacagagcgaggggggaagagagatacagagagacaggggaagagagttacagagagacaggggaagagagatacagagagaggggggaagagagatacagagagagggggaagagagatacagagagaggggggaagagagatacagagagagaggggaagagagatacagagagagaggggaagagagagaggaagagatacagagaaagagaggggaagagagatacggagagagaggggaagagagatacagagagagaggggaagggagatacagagagagaggggaagagagatacagagaaagagaggggaagagaaagagaggggaagagatacagagagagaggggaagagagatacagagagagaggggaagggagatacagagagagaggggaagagagatacagagagagaggggaagggagatacagagagagaggggaagggagatacagagagggggggaagagagatacagagagagggggaaagagagatacagagagagggggaagagagatacagagagagaggggaagagagataccgagagagaggggaagagagatacagagagagaggggaagggagatacagagagagggggaagagagatacagagagagaggggaagagagatacagagagaggggggaagggagatacagagagagaggggaagggagatacagagagggggaagagagatacagagagagggggaaagagagatacataggagggggaagagagatacagagagagaggggaagagagatacagagagagaggggaagagagatacagagagagaggggaagagacatacagagaaagagaggggaagagagatacagagagagaggggaagagagatacagagaaagagaggggaagagagatacagagaaagagaggggaagagagatacagagaatgagagatacagagaaagagaggggaagagaaagagaggggaagagatacagagagagaggggaagagagatacagagagagaggggaagagcgataccgagagagaggggaagagagatacagagagagaggggaagggagatacagagagagggggaagagagatacagagagagaggggaagagagatacagagagagagagaggggaagggagatacagagagaggggggaagagagatacagagagagggggaaagagagatacataggagggggaagagagatacagagagagaggggaagagagatacagagagaggggaagagacatacagagagaggggggaagagagatatagagaaagagaggggaagagagatacagagaaagagaggggaagagagatacagagaatgagagatac
This window of the Oncorhynchus keta strain PuntledgeMale-10-30-2019 chromosome 20, Oket_V2, whole genome shotgun sequence genome carries:
- the LOC118371875 gene encoding chondroitin sulfate proteoglycan 5-like isoform X1; the encoded protein is MSEDGGMARWESRSWSWSLMMSLLLSLSAHGDLSLTTVSRTEVQHSQSSFSAVERAVLIGDDSAELIGLGLGLAAGLPLSSIKRKPSHRRHSHLDFTEQDGQPIREELTGGESQERSDDIIKVEFHNPDRPLTPDLSSDSDWLTAVVQPLQQRAGDPTAWTLSDFYDYLSPDDELSTIDTTLDPDPTLTPLADMEDENPSLTGSPVPNVTPDNDDPQPPSQSQSPPPSSPPQGSDGCGLGFVRSEVRGECVSQCDAQPDFCYNRGVCTIATGMGAFCRCNVQDYMWNKGSRCDWVVTDFQVLCVVVGVASTTLILLIIIIVFFAKRLHRLRIENRRLRKRSIYRPHSEMQTDGFSVSTAQDGSHANVRKLCDSPPPPPQPHAHNLAYYDNIICQDDPQKMEDPVKSQFTQGEESLNIANSHSPKHINNRPAHSSDHTPNADQEVNREEANSSPSSNIY
- the LOC118371875 gene encoding chondroitin sulfate proteoglycan 5-like isoform X2, with the protein product MSEDGGMARWESRSWSWSLMMSLLLSLSAHGDLSLTTVSRTEVQHSQSSFSAVERAVLIGDDSAELIGLGLGLAAGLPLSSIKRKPSHRRHSHLDFTEQDGQPIREELTGGESQERSDDIIKVEFHNPDRPLTPDLSSDSDWLTAVVQPLQQRAGDPTAWTLSDFYDYLSPDDELSTIDTTLDPDPTLTPLADMEDENPSLTGSPVPNVTPDNDDPQPPSQSQSPPPSSPPQGSDGCGLGFVRSEVRGECVSQCDAQPDFCYNRGVCTIATGMGAFCRCNVQDYMWNKGSRCDWVVTDFQVLCVVVGVASTTLILLIIIIVFFAKRLHRLRIENRRLRKRSIYRPHSEMQTDGFSVSTAQDGSHANDDPQKMEDPVKSQFTQGEESLNIANSHSPKHINNRPAHSSDHTPNADQEVNREEANSSPSSNIY